Within the Thermus tengchongensis genome, the region CTATGGCCTTCCCGAGCTGCATCGGGGGGAGCTCGGGGGGGCGCGCCTGGTGGCCAATCCCGGGTGTTACGTGACGGCCACCACCTTGGCCCTGGCCCCTCTGGCGGCGGAAGGTGCCTTGCGAGGGGCCTTTGCGGTGGGTCTAAGCGGGGTTTCCGGGGCGGGCAGGGAAGGAGAGGGCACCTTTTTTGCCGAGGTGAACGAGAACCTTAAGCCCTACAAGGTGGGGGGTGTCCACCGCCATATACCGGAGATGGAAAGGAACCTGGGCCGCCTTTTGGCCCAGGGGCGCCCGGTGCGCACCCATGGGCCCATAGGAGAGGTGCGCCTTTCCTTTGTCCCCCACCTGGTGCCCATGACCCGGGGCATCCTGGTCACGGTGGAGGCGGTGGTGGAGGGGAACTGGGACCAAAAGGCTCTGGACGAGCTTTACCGGGACTTCTACGCCCAGGAACCTTTTGTGCGGATCACCGACGCCTTGCCGGAGACCAAGGGTACCTATGCTTCCAACCGGGTGGATGTGAAGCCTCTTTATGAAGCTAGAACAGGGCGTGTTATGGTGTTTGCGGCCTTGGACAACCTGGTGAAGGGGATGGCGGGGCAGGCGGTGCAGAACCTGAACCTGATGCTGGGTCTGCCTGAGGAGACCGCGCTTCCCAAGGAGGGCCTATGGCCGTGAGGCTTCCCCGGGGTTTCCGCGCCGGGGCCACCCGGGCGGGCATCAAGCCTTCCGGCAAGCCTGATCTCGCCCTGTTGGTATCCGGCCTTCCCGCTTCCTGGGCCTATGTGGCCACGCAGAACCGGGCTGCAGCCCCTTCCATCCACCGGGGTAGAGCCCTCTACGTCCAGGGTGGGGCCTTGCGGGCGGTGGTGGTGAACGCGGGCAACGCCAACTGCGCCACCGGGGAGCGGGGTTTCTTGGATGATCGGCGCATGGCCGAGGCTGCGGCCCTGCGCCTGGGAGTGCCCGTGGAGGAGGTCCTGACCGCTTCCACAGGGGTTATCGGGGTTCCCCTGCCCGTGGAAAAGGTGGAGGCGGGTTTGCCCCAGATAGAACTCACCCCCTACGCCGATGCCTTTGCCGAGGCCATCCTTACCACCGACTTAGTTCCCAAGGTGGCGGAGGCCGAGGTAGGGGGGGCGAGGATCGTGGGTATCGCCAAGGGCAGCGGGATGATCCATCCCAACATGGCCACCATGCTGGC harbors:
- the argC gene encoding N-acetyl-gamma-glutamyl-phosphate reductase produces the protein MGIIGASGYGGGELIRLLKAHPGVELVGFSSRKHEGKPLSAAWPQLWDEGRFGTLEEVLEQAEVIFLALPNGLAMELAPKALEEGKRVIDLSGDFRLPPEVYESWYGIPHKSPELYREAVYGLPELHRGELGGARLVANPGCYVTATTLALAPLAAEGALRGAFAVGLSGVSGAGREGEGTFFAEVNENLKPYKVGGVHRHIPEMERNLGRLLAQGRPVRTHGPIGEVRLSFVPHLVPMTRGILVTVEAVVEGNWDQKALDELYRDFYAQEPFVRITDALPETKGTYASNRVDVKPLYEARTGRVMVFAALDNLVKGMAGQAVQNLNLMLGLPEETALPKEGLWP